Proteins co-encoded in one Siniperca chuatsi isolate FFG_IHB_CAS linkage group LG11, ASM2008510v1, whole genome shotgun sequence genomic window:
- the flrt3 gene encoding leucine-rich repeat transmembrane protein FLRT3, whose product MVRQCRAFILFLIRIGLLLGLANPLVTSASCPSACRCDGTFIYCNDRGLTSIPTGLPQDATVLFLQNNRIKSSGIPAELRRLSNVEKIYLYCNNLDEFPTNLPLGLKELHLQENNIRMITHASLAQIPFIEELHLDDNSVSAVSIEEGAFRDSNHLRLLFLSRNHLSTIPSGLPMSIEELRFDDNRISSISEQSLQDLINLKRLILDGNLLNNRGIGEMALINLINLTELSLVRNSLTSPPANLPGTSLEKLQLQDNHINRVPPGAFAFLRQLYRLDLSGNNLSSLPQGVFEDLDNLTQLLLRNNPWQCTCRMKWVRDWLRSLPSKVNVRGFMCQGPDKVKGMAIKDLTTDMFDCTDSELIPTYETSTVSNTVHPSQPQWPSFVTKRPIVKGPDIGKKYHSTTTSSGRKIITISVKSSSADTIHISWRVSQPMTALRLSWLKLGHSPAFGSITETIVQGERTEYLLTALEPESSYRICMVPMETSNIYLSDETPVCIETETGSHKSYNPTTTLNREQEKEPYKNSSLPLAAIIGGAVALLAIIMLALVCWYVHRNGSLFSRNCTYNKGRRRKDDYAEAGTKKDNSILEIRETSFQMIPINHLPVSKEEFVIHTIFPPNGLSLYKSPHSENSINNRSYRDSGIPDSDHSHS is encoded by the coding sequence ATGGTGCGTCAATGCAGGGCCTTTATCCTCTTCCTCATCAGGATCGGGCTGCTGCTGGGTCTTGCTAACCCCCTGGTGACCTCTGCCTCATGTCCCTCAGCCTGCCGCTGTGATGGGACCTTCATCTACTGTAATGACCGTGGACTGACTTCCATCCCTACTGGTCTACCCCAGGATGCTACAGTGCTGTTTCTGCAAAACAATCGCATCAAGAGTTCAGGCATTCCTGCAGAGCTCCGCAGGCTCTCAAATGTGGAGAAGATCTACCTTTACTGCAACAATCTGGATGAGTTCCCCACTAACCTTCCTCTTGGGCTAAAAGAGCTCCACCTTCAGGAGAACAACATTCGGATGATTACTCATGCCTCTTTAGCCCAAATTCCCTTCATTGAGGAACTGCACCTGGATGATAACTCTGTATCAGCAGTTAGCATAGAGGAGGGGGCCTTCAGGGACAGTAATCACCTCAGACTGCTTTTTCTCTCCAGAAACCACCTAAGTACCATCCCTTCAGGCCTACCCATGAGCATTGAGGAGCTGCGCTTTGATGACAACCGCATCTCCTCCATCTCAGAGCAGTCGCTGCAAGATCTGATCAACCTGAAGCGACTAATCCTGGATGGTAACCTGCTCAACAACCGTGGGATTGGGGAGATGGCTTTAATCAACCTGATCAACCTGACTGAGCTCTCGCTAGTGAGAAACTCCTTGACATCACCGCCAGCCAACTTGCCAGGCACCAGTTTGGAGAAGCTGCAGCTACAAGATAATCACATTAATCGGGTCCCGCCTGGGGCTTTTGCCTTCCTTAGGCAGCTGTATCGCCTGGACCTGTCTGGCAACAACCTGAGCAGCCTCCCTCAGGGTGTATTTGAAGATCTGGACAATCTCACACAACTCCTGCTACGCAACAACCCCTGGCAATGCACTTGCAGGATGAAATGGGTGCGTGATTGGCTGCGGTCATTGCCGTCTAAGGTGAATGTACGTGGCTTCATGTGCCAGGGTCCTGATAAGGTCAAAGGCATGGCAATTAAAGACCTAACTACAGACATGTTTGACTGCACAGATTCAGAACTCATTCCCACATATGAGACAAGCACAGTCTCGAACACTGTGCACCCCTCACAGCCCCAGTGGCCCTCGTTTGTGACTAAAAGGCCTATAGTAAAAGGTCCTGACATCGGTAAGAAATACCACAGCACTACCACCTCTTCAGGCAGAAAGATCATCACCATCAGTGTGAAGTCAAGTAGTGCAGATACAATACACATATCATGGAGGGTGTCACAGCCCATGACTGCCCTAAGGCTCAGCTGGCTGAAGCTGGGACACAGCCCTGCCTTCGGCTCCATCACTGAGACCATTGTGCAGGGGGAGAGGACGGAGTACCTGCTCACTGCGCTGGAGCCAGAGTCTTCCTATAGGATATGCATGGTTCCCATGGAGACCAGCAACATTTACCTGTCAGACGAGACCCCTGTTTGCATAGAGACAGAGACTGGTTCTCACAAATCATACAACCCGACTACAACTTTAAATagagagcaggagaaagagCCTTACAAAAATTCCAGTCTGCCTTTGGCTGCTATCATTGGAGGGGCTGTGGCTCTTTTGGCAATAATCATGTTGGCACTGGTGTGTTGGTATGTCCACAGGAACGGTTCACTTTTTTCCAGGAACTGCACCTACAACAAAGGCCGTCGGAGAAAGGATGACTATGCTGAGGCTGGCACTAAGAAGGACAACTCCATCCTAGAAATACGAGAGACTTCTTTTCAAATGATACCTATAAATCACCTGCCTGTGTCCAAGGAGGAGTTTGTGATACACACGATTTTCCCACCTAATGGCCTGAGTTTATACAAAAGCCCACATAGCGAGAACAGTATTAACAACAGGAGCTACAGAGACAGTGGAATACCAGATTCAGACCATTCCCATTCATGA